The genomic interval GGAAAGAGAAGAGATTCATATATCCGATTCTGTGTTTGCTCATTTTCTTCTTTATCTGCGGTGTGGTCTTTGGTTATATGTATCTGCTACCGGTGAGTGTGGATTGGTTGATAGCTCAAGGGGAGGGATTGTTAAGACCGATCCTCACGTTTGATAGGTATATTGCTTTCGCGGCTTTATTCCTGTTGGCCTGTGGAGTTGGTTTTGAGACTCCCGTAGTTATATTATTTTTGGTAAAATTGGGTGTTGTGAGTCCACAAGCGCTTAGAAGGCAATGGAGGGTGGCATATATTATCATCCTGATCGTAGCGGCTATAATTACTCCTGATTGGAGTCCCATAACCATGGGTGTTATGGCT from Actinomycetota bacterium carries:
- the tatC gene encoding twin-arginine translocase subunit TatC, yielding MVEKRMSFIEHLEELRRRLIICIFAVFIGACACYAFWKPILWLITRPLGGHKLYYATVMEPFIGRFRIAAFAGVFVAFPIILYEFLAFVAPALKRKEKRFIYPILCLLIFFFICGVVFGYMYLLPVSVDWLIAQGEGLLRPILTFDRYIAFAALFLLACGVGFETPVVILFLVKLGVVSPQALRRQWRVAYIIILIVAAIITPDWSPITMGVMA